The genomic segment cataattggtattccagaggaggaagagagagggaaaggtgctgaaggtgtacttgaagaaataatagctgagaacttccctgatctggggaaggaaagaggcattGAAATCaaagaggtacagagaactcccttccgacataacttgaatcgaccttctgcacaagcatgaaacctacagacatcacaatgactctaaacccatatctttctataataacactgaacgtaaatgggctaaatgtgccaaccaaaagacatagggtatcagaatggataaaaaaaaaaaaaacaagacccatctgtttgctgtctacaagagactcattttagacctgaggacaccttcagattgaaagtgaggggatggagaactatttatcatgcttggaagtcaaaagaaagctggagtagccatacttatatcagacaaactagactttaaattaaaggttgtaacaagagatgaagggcattatataataattacagggtctatccatcaggaagagctaacaattataaatgtctatgcaccgaatacggaggcccccaaatatatgaaacaattactCAGAaacgtaagcaaccttattgatgagaatgtggtaattgcaggggactttaataccccacttacaacaatggatagatcatctagacacacggtcaataaagaaacaagggcgctgaatgatacattggatcagatggacttgacagatatatttagaactctgcatcccaaagcaacagaacatactttcttctcgagtgcacatggaacattctccaagatagatcacatactgggtcacaaaacagcccttcgtaagtatacaagaattgagatcataccatgcatactttcagaccacaatgctatgaagcttgaaatcaaccacaggaaaaagtctggaaaacctccaaaagcatggaggttaaagaacaccctactaaagaatgaatgggtcaaccaggcaattagagaagaaatttaaaaatatatggaaacaaacaaaaatgaaaatacaacaatccaaatgctctgggatgcagcgaaggcagtcctgagaggaaaatacgttGCAATCCacgcctatctcaagaaacaagaaaaatcccaaatacaaaatctaacagcacacctaaaggaactagaagcagaacagcaaaggcagcccaaacccagcagaagaagagaaataataaagatcagagcagaaataaacaatatagaatctaaaaaaactgtagagcagatcaacgaaaccaagagttggttttttgaaaaaataaacaaaattgacaaacctctagccaggcttctcaaaaagaaaagggagatgacccaaatagataaaatcatgaatgaaaatggaattattacaaccaatccctcagagatacaaacaattatcagggaatactatgaaaaagtatataccaacaaattggacaacctggaagaaatggacaaattcctaaacacccacactcttccaaaactcaatcaggaggaaatagaaagcttgaacagacccataaccagcgaagaaattgaatcggttatcaaaaatctcccaacaaataagagtccaggaccagatggcttcccaggggagttctaccagacgtttaaagcagagataatacctatccttctcaagctattccaagaaatagaaggggaagaaaaacttccagactcattctatgaagccagtattactttgattcctaaaccagacagagacccagtaaaaaaagagaactacaggccaatatccctgatgaatatggatgcaaaaattctcaataagatactagcaaatcaaattcaacagcatatgaaaagaattattcaccatgatcaagtgggattcattcctgggatgcagggctggttcaacattcgcaaatcaatcaatgtgatacatcacattaataaaagaaaagaaccatatgatcctgtcaatcaacaAATGCTTTGtcaagcatttgacaaaattcagcaacatttcttaataaaaaccctcaagaaagtcgggatagaaggaacatacttaaacatcataaaagccatttatgaaaagaccacagctaacatcatcctcaacggggaaaaactgagagctttttccctgagatcaggaccacGACAGGGATGTCAACTcccaccgctgttgtttaacatagtgttggaagttctagcatcatcaatcagacaacaaaaagaaatcaaaagcatcaaaattggcaaagatgaggttaagctttcactttttgcagatgacatgatattatacatggaaaatccgatagactccaccaaaagtctgctagaactgatacatgaatccagcaaagttgcaagatacaaaatcaatgtacagaaatcagttgcattcttagaCACTaacaataaagcaacagaaagacaaataaagaaaaggatcccattcacaattgcaccaagaagcataaaatacctagggataaatctaaccaaagatgtaaaagatctgtatgctgaaaactgtagaaagcttatgaaggaaactgaagaagagataaagaaatggaaaaacattccgtgctcatgggttggaaaaataaatattgtcaaaacgtcaatactacccaaagctatctacacattcaatgcaatcccaatcaaaattgcaccagcattcttctcgaagctagaacaagcaatcctaaaattcatatggaaccacaaaaggccctgaatagccaaagtaattttgaagaagaagaccaaagcaggaggcatcacaatcccagactttagcctctactacacagctgtaatcatcaagacagcatggtattggcacaaaaacagacacacagaccaatggaatagaacagaaaccccagaactagacccacaaaagtatggccaactaatctttgacaaagcaggaaagaatatccaatggaaaaaagacagtctccttaacaaatggtgctgggagaactggacagcaacatgcagaaggttgaaactagaccactttctcacaccattcacaaaaataaactcaaaatggataaaggacctgaatgtgagacaggaaaccatcaaaaccctagaggagaaagcaggaaaagacctctctgacctcagccatagcaatttcttgacacatccccaaaggcaagggaattaaaagcaaaaatgaacgattgggacctcatgaagacaaaaagcttctgcacagcaaaggaaacaatcaacaaaactaaaaggcaacccacggaatgggaaaagatatttgcaaatgacatatcagacaaagggctagtatccaaaagagctcaccaaactccacacccgaaaaacaaataatccagtgaagaaatggacagaaaacataaatagacacttctctaaagaagacatccagatggcccacaggcacatgaaaagatgctcaatgttgctcctcatcagggaaatacaaatcaaaaccacactcagatatcacctcacgccagtcagagtggccaaaatgaacaaatcaggagactatagatgctggagaggatgtggagaaacgggaaccctcttgccctgttggtgggaatgcaaactggtgcagccactctggaaaaccgtgtggaggttcctcaaaaaattaaaaatagacctaccctatgacccagcaatagcactgctaggaatttacccaagagattcAGGagtgcataggggcacatgtaccccaatgtttatagcagcaccctcaacaatagccaaattatggaaagagcctaaatgtccatcaactgatgaatggataaactgtggtttatatacacaatggagtactacgtggcaatgagaaagaatgaaatatggccctttgtagcaacatggatggaactggagagtgttatgctaagtgaaataagccatacagagaaagacagataaccatatgttttcactcttatgtggatcctgagaaacttaacagaaacccatgggggaggggaaggaataaaaaaaagggggttagagtgggagagagccaaatcataagagactcttaaaaaaactgagaacaaactgagggttgatggggggtggaggggggggtgggtgatgggtattgaagagggcatcctttgggatgagcactgggtgttgtatggaaaccaatttgacaataaatttcatatattgaaaaaaaaagaaaaaaaccctatcTTATAGATGATCAAATAACTAAAGGAAGACATggagaaaggcaaggaaatgctgtatgaacaaaaatggaaatatcacacaagacacagaaaacataaaaaggaatcaaaacgAGATTCTAGTGCTAAAATTACcacaactgaaatgaaaaatttgctAGAGGGATTCAAAAGCAGATTTGAGAACATGGAAGAATCAGTGAACTTCAAGATaggaaaatcaaaagagaaaggagtgaagaaaagtaaacagaataTAAGGCACCTCAGGAACACCTTCAAGAGGAACAACACACACTTTGTCAGAGTCCCAGGACATGAGACAAAGGAGAGATAACCTGAAGATTTAATGGCTGAAAACTCCCCCGGATtgatgaaatacataaatataagcacccaagaagctcaatgaactcCATAAAGGATGAATTCAAAGAGACCCAAATCAAGACAAACTACAATCTGtcaaaagacagagaaatttgACAGGAACAAGGGAGGTGACCTGCCAACACAAGGGATCCTCAGTAAGATTGTCCACAGATTCTTCATCAGATCCTTTAGAAGCCAGAgggtcgcctggatggctcagttggttaagtgtccgactcttggttttgactccggtcatgatcccagggtcatgagttcaagcctgcatcgggcttgcattgtccatgcagagcctgcttgggattctctctctccctctctctctgcccctcccccactagctctctctctctcacaataaatacaaacttaaaaaaaattccttagaaGCCAGAAAACAGTGGGCTGGtatgttcaaagtgctgaaagaaaagaaaaatggtaaccAAGAATCATGTATCTGGCAAAATTGTCTTTCAAAAGTAAGGGGGAAATTAATTCTCAGATAAACGAAATCCGAGGAAGTTTACAATCACTAGACCTGCCTAGCAAGAAGTGCTAAAGGGAGTCCTTCCATTTGAAGTCAAAGGACATTAGACTAAATCTAAGCCGTGTGAAGGAATAAAGATCACCTGTAAAGGTAAATACAAGTGCAATTTTTAAAACCACTATTACTGTAACTTTGGTTTATAACTTCGCTAATTTCCAcgatttaaaaagataatgcattttaaaaaaacaattattagcatatattttggacctaaaatgtataaagatgtaattctGTGATATCAATAACTGAAAGGGTTGGAGGTGGAACTGCATAGGAGCAGAGTTTTCGTATGGTATGGAAATTAGGctaatataaattcaaattagagtgTTATAGTTTTAGGATGTTCAACATAATCTCCATGGTAcccacaaagaaaatagctatagaatacacacaaaaggaaatgagaagggtgttaaaacattttacattaaaacaatcaaaaacaaaagaagacagtacTATAGGAAATGGGGACCCAAAAgccatatagaaaacaaatagcaaaatgacagaagtccttccttatcagtaattactttaaatgtaagtggattaaactctccaatcaaaatacagaaactgaCAGAATGGATGTTTAAAAATGACCCAACTAGGGgtacccgggtgactcagtcagtcagttaagcgtcagacttcagctcaggtcgtgatctcacagtttgtgagttcaagccccacaccaggccctctgctgtcagtacagagcccacttcagatcctctgtccccctttctctctgcccctccccactctgtctctctctctcaaaagtaaacattaaaaaaataataaaaaaagatccaACTATATGTTGTCCACAGAGACTAACTTTATAGCCAAAGACAAAAGTAGGttgaaaggatggaaaaacatattccatataaataataaacaattacAGTAAgggtggctatattaatatcagacaaaacagactttaaattttaaaaagttatgagaCAAATTTGGACATTTTTATATTGTAATAAAATGTCCAGTAAGAAGGGAtatacaattataaacatttatgcaacTAATAACAGaccaagaaaacataaaaagcaaaaattgatagGAAGAAGTGGACAGTTTTACAATAGTTGGAGACcactctcaataataaacaaaaagtcAGTAAGGAAATAAAGGTCTTGAACAACACATAAACCAATCAGACTGGTGGAAATTTACATAATATTCTAACCAACAACAATAGAAAACACACtgttctcaagtgcacatgggatgTTTCTATGATAGACcatgttaggccacaaattaaggcttaatagattttaaaaggtaGATATTATGCAAAGTATTTTGTCCAAACTCAATAGGACGAAGTTAGAAATTGATAAAAGGcaaactagaaaattcacaaatttgtggaaattaacCCATATTTAATCAATGGAACAAAGGAGAAATCACAAGGAATATTAGAAAATACTtggagatgaaagaaaacaaaaacacaacataccaaaactcatgaaatgcagcaaaagcagtatGAAGGAGgaagcttacattaaaaaagaaagatctcaaatcaacaacttTACAATTTAAagaacttgaaaaagaacaaactaaaccaagagctagacaaaagaaagaaataataaaggttagagatTAAAGAGAATAGAAATACAATAGGGAAAATtcaacaaaaccagaagaaggttctttgaaaagattaacaaaattgacaaacctttagttaGAGTGACTAAAAAAGAGAGATGACTCAAATTActcaaatcagaaataaaagtggggacattactaccaattctacagaaataaaaaggattacaaGAGTACCAAGaacaaatgtgcacacacacaaaaatggaactGAGATGAAATAGACTACTCcctaaaaacacaaaacctattgagactgaatcatgaagagaATATCTCAATACACGTGTAAGTAGTGAGTATAATGTATACGCAACTAAAAACCTCCCCACAACAAACAAACCTCTGGACCCAATGACTTTATTGGTGAATTTTACACATTAAAGAAGTAGCAGTGATCTTTgttaagaaaatttcaaaaacttgGAGAGAACAATTCCTAACTTAGTTGTCCTGATGCCAAAGCCAGAAAATGATACTATAAGAAATGTACAGACCAGTATCCCTTATGAACACTGATGAAAATATCTTTAACCAAATACTAGCAACCAGAGTTTAGCAGCATActgaaaggatcatacaccatgttGGAGCGgggtttattcctggaatgcaaggatagTGCGACctatgaaaatcaatcagtgtaatgcACCACGTTAACAGAACAAAGAATATATGACCCTCTCAATTGAtacaaaaaagaatttgacaaaatccaacaccctttcatgataaaaacacgaAACCACTTCATATCTATCAGGATAGATGctactcaaaaatttaaaaatgtttttttcagaaaaaacaggtgttggtgaggatgtagaaaaattaGAACCCGTGTATAcggttggtaggaatgtaaaatgatagagcaactgtgaaaaacagtatgcaggctcttcaaaaaattaaacatataattaccacacgatccagtaattccactaacaggtatatatccaaaagaacagaaagacagtctcaaagagatatttgtacacccatgttcatagctgcatgattcacaatagccaaaaggtggaagtaaaccaaatatccattgaaagattaatgaataagcaaaatatgACATAGAAATTCAAAggcatattattcagccttaaaaaaaaaaaaaaaggaaattccgACACAGGctataaaacatggatgaaccttgaggacatgatgctaagtgaaataaaccagtcacaaatagacaaatactgtatgacttcactcatatgaggtatctggagtagtcaaattcacagagacagaaagtagaatggaagGTTTCCAGGGGCTCAGCAGAGGGGGGACATTGGAGTTATTGTTTAACGGGTACAGACTttgttttacaagatgaaaagggCTCGGGATGTgcatggtggtgatggctgcacaatatGAATGTTCTTAATACCCCTGAACTGTGCACTTAGAGATAGTTACCATGGCAAATTCTGTTAAGTGTATTTTAccagatattttttaattaaaaaaataaagcatgaaaaaTTATGATGGGTTCACTCAATAGAACACTACTCGGTGgcaaaaggaatgaactattccTACACACAGCATGGATAATTCTCAAGAAAATTACGCCGTGAAGGAAAACGGACCAAATATAGGGTATAAGTACTTAATAACTCCAGTTGTATAAAATTCTAAGAAGGCCAACAAATCTATGGTGaaacaaagaaaaggtaaatttatGGTTTTCTGGGAAGGCAAGGAGGGCCGGTAAAAGGCACGAGGTAGCTTTGCGGGTGATGGATAGGTTCGTTATCATGATGGTGTTGGTTCCCTGAGCGTAACACGTACTGAAAAACTTATGAAATTGTGCACATCAAATATGTACAACTGTTGCATGACAATCCTATCTCATTAAAGCATTTAAGGAAATTGTTGCacattcattttagaaaattaggTTTGGCAACCCTATGTTGACTCTATTCTCGCTCTCTCATGCCTTGGCGGCAAAAATGGCTGGCTATGTCACAAATGCTACATCCCTGGAATACAAGACCCACCTTCGCTCAGCCTCCACTTTCCTGCCAAGGCAGCAATGGCTGTGGCATGAATGGTGCAGAGAGCCTTAGTGGCCACAAAACCTTTAGAGTTTTGCTCTGCCAGTGGCCTAAGTCATAGGACAGAGGTCTGGAGGTCCTGAGAATTTCTGCAAAGCCTGAATCCAGCAGTCACATTCAAGGAGACAACTGTGGATGCACTTCTAGAATAGGTACATTCCCTCTAGTTTGCTGCAGCCTCACCTACTCCGTTGTCACCCCaagtgcttccatacaaattatgCTCTCAACTGGGCCCAGTAAGGCTTAGTTAGGACACCAGTATACCAGATGCTAGACTTCAAGGCGTATGGCTCCTTGACAGGTGCCAGGTAAATGGTGCCTGTTTAACAGTGCTAGGGAAAGTGAGGCATCCCCTGGAAACATGGGGCCCTATTCATGCAGCTCCCAGATGCAGTGGAGGTTGTCACAACTGCCCCGTCCTCAGGGTAATCTCTACTTCACAAAAATTCATGCCGTTCGGATCACATTAGTCCCACAGAGTCCTACAATCTTCCCCAGGAGGCCTTGTATAGCAACTCACAAAGGAGGCCAAATCTGGACCGAGAGGTGTTCTCCACCATCCTGTGGCAACGTCCCCTCTGAGGCAATGTCTGGAGACCCTTTTAGTTTGGGAGACCTCAACTGTGTCCTCAACCCACTTCACAATGATCAAAACATACTAAAGGTGGCTTTACAATAAGGCGATGTGAACTAGGTAGTTGCTGGGATAGGTAATGTGGAGTCTGGATAAATCCATCACGAGCATCACAGGAGATCAACCATCCTTGACAAAAGGGAAACCTTTTCTGCAAGCTGCCAGCAGAATCCAGCTCAGGTCTTCATGGTCAAAGATGGGTCATGTCCAGAGCTACACTGGTCACAGAGGGAGGGAATGACATCTTCCTTTGGCCTCAGGCTCCACAGGATTCCCTCTTGAAACAAGAAGAGGTCTGAACACAGGGACTGGCTGAGACACACTCTTGGAGACCTGCTGTCCTTGGGAATGCTGAAAGGGCTCCTACCACAAACACTCGCGGTGACAAAGGTCTGGTAAAGTCCGTGGCGAGAAAAATGCAACGTTGTTCCAGAAAGCTTTCAACATAACTAGCATTCATAGGGAATCTTCCCAGTGTGGACACTGGGATGAACAAGGTTCAACCTCTGGCTGATGGCCCCCTCATAAAGTCTGCCCTCAGAGCTTATCTCCAGTGCGCACGGTTGTGCTGGAGGAGGAAGCACATTCTCTGCACTCCTTTCTCTGATGTGAATTTTCTGATGCCGGACAAGGGTAGGCCTCTGgctgaaggcttttccacattcactgcactTATATGGCCTGTCTGGTTTGTGAACCTTCTGGTGCTGCCTCAGATTAGACCTTTGCCTGAAGGTTTTCCCACATTCGAGGCACTCATAAGGCCGCTCCCCGGTGTGAAGTCTCCGATGGTTATTGAGGCTGGAGCTCTGGTTAAAGAATTTCCCACATTCGGGGCACTGATAAGGCCGCTCGCCAGTGTGAAGTCTCCGATGGCTGTTGAGGCTGGAGCTCTGGCTAAACAATTTCCCACATTCGATGCACTCATAAGGCCGTTCCCCAGTGTGGACTCTCTGATGCTTCATGAGGTCAGAGCTCCggctgaaggctttcccacattcgcTGCACCCGTAAGGCCGTTCGCCAGTGTGGACTATCTGATGTTGGATAAGACTGGCGATGTGGCTGAAGAATTTCCCGCATTCGTTGCACTTGTAAGgtctttctccagtgtgaaccCTCCAATGTTTGATGAGACTGGAGTTGCAGTTGAAAGATTTCCCACACTCGCTGCACTCGTGAGCGCTTCTGCCAGTATGAACCCTcttatgatgaatgaggttgGAGCGCTGGCTGAAGAATTTCCCGCATTCGCTGCACTCATaaggcttctctccagtgtgaactctctTATGTTGAATGAGGTTGGAGTTCCGGCTGAAGAACTTCCCACATTCGCTGCACACGTGCGGGCTTTCCCCGGTGTGAACTCTCTGATGTTTAACGAGACTGGAGTGTTGGCTGAAGAACTTCCCACATTCCCGGCACTCATAAGGCTTTCCTCTGTTGTGGTCTCTCTGGTGTTGAAGGAGGCCGGAGGCATGGCTAAAGAATATCCCACATTTGTTGCActcataaggcctttctccagCGTGGGTTCTCTGGTGCTGAACGAGTGCGCGTTTGTCACTGAAAGTGTTCCCAGACTCGCTGCACTTGTTATGGCTTTGGACGGTGTGACGATCCCCGACACCAGCGTCCCGGGGTGGCTCCTCCACTCTGTGAGGGACCTGATGCGGCAGAAAGCCGGATCCGGCCTTCCCATCCGCAAagtccttcccaccctccctgacTGTGAAAGGTTTCTTTGATGCGTCATCTCTGCAGCTCTTCATGAGGGAGGCCCTGTCCTCATCCCTTCTGATAGGCTTGTCTACACCCTGCTGCATCTGATGCTGGTTATGGTACGCACTGGACTTGAACTCTCTCCCGTATGCCTGGCACACGTACGGCTTCTGCCTGGGATGTGCTGCCCGGTGTTCAGCCAGGGCCAAAATGTCTTTCAAGTGTAGGCCACACATGTCGCAGGAGTAGTCCTTCTGGCCAGACGGAGCTGCCTTGAGATTCCGGTCACGTGGCACTCCTCCTACAGACGCACTATGCTCACCCTCTGTTCCAGAGCAAAAATCTGAAAGCAGAGAAATGCTGGTGAAGTTAACAAGAACTCTGCTGGAAGGAAACGGCCCTGTGACAAACGCATGCCTGACCCAGGAATGAGTCCACAGGATTGCTGGCAAGATAAGAAACCCGAGGTCAGGGTGAGGAAGGTTCTGTTCGACAAGGTCACAAAACAGGGGGGTCTTACCAGGACGAAGGACACAATGATGGGGCACACGTATTGAGCCTAAAGGTGGGGTCTCCAActcctctaaaatttttttttaatgcttatttatttttgagagagtgcaagcaggggaggggcagagagagagggagacacagattccgaagcaggctccaggctctgagctgtcagcacggagcccaacgtggagctcgaactcacaaactgggagatcgtggcctgagccagtcggatgctcaaccgactgagtcacccaggcgcccctccgacTCCTCCATAAAGGCTTTTCGGCAGGGCCTTGGCTGTTGGTAACACACGAGCCCTGTGCAGAAGGTGTGTCCAGGCCCAGGAAAATCTGACTGCAAGTAAGTAGCTGGTGTTTAAGCACTACTGAAGGGAATATACACATATCATGACATAAGGAGTGTAGGTCCATGCGGGAGACTGTCACAGAGGGAGCTGTGACAAGAGTGAGATGGGAAGGCCAGACAGGTGGggcccagccaggggccccaagtCAGCAGAAAATGACAGGGGGGCGATGCGTCAAGAATGGGAAGCGAAAGGTCAAAGAGAGATGTGCCCGTTGGCTTTGGCACCCAAACAATGATGAACGCGAGAAAGACTGCAGTTATGATTTGCAGACAGCACTGACGTCACACACTCTCCCATCCCCGACTCACCAGAGCCGGGCCCACTGTATGCCCCTCTTGCCATGGCGGAAGTCATGTCCACTCTGTCAGGCACCCATGGCTCTGCTCCCATCTCCAGCCGGGCAACTATGTGAGACCTGAAAGACGTAAGTCCTACGGGAAAGACGGGGCAGGTGAGTGGCCAGCACTTGGCCAGGTGAACTACCTGCTGACAGACCACAGGAAAGAAAGTGAGATATTACAAAAAAGAACACACTGGGGAGGTATGGCCGGAAAATCCCAGTGGTCACAGCAGGGCCTAGAATTCCTAGCAGTCGGGCCTTAGGAAACGTCAGCCGAAGGAAATGGTCACCCAGGTGGACACTGACCAAGCTGGCCAGGATCCACTGGGCTGCCTACAAGATTCCTGATTCCAGTGCCTTCCCCACAAGGTTTTGGGGCAGCAGGTATTGGGGCTGCTCAGGGagagggggggcgggaggggaggggaacccTGCACACAGCTTAGCCCTGAAAATCGCAGCACGTATCCCggga from the Prionailurus viverrinus isolate Anna chromosome E2, UM_Priviv_1.0, whole genome shotgun sequence genome contains:
- the ZNF792 gene encoding zinc finger protein 792 isoform X1, with amino-acid sequence MAAAAALRDPAQGCVTFEDVTIYFSQEEWGLLDEAQRLLYCDVMLENFALIASLGLTSFRSHIVARLEMGAEPWVPDRVDMTSAMARGAYSGPGSDFCSGTEGEHSASVGGVPRDRNLKAAPSGQKDYSCDMCGLHLKDILALAEHRAAHPRQKPYVCQAYGREFKSSAYHNQHQMQQGVDKPIRRDEDRASLMKSCRDDASKKPFTVREGGKDFADGKAGSGFLPHQVPHRVEEPPRDAGVGDRHTVQSHNKCSESGNTFSDKRALVQHQRTHAGERPYECNKCGIFFSHASGLLQHQRDHNRGKPYECRECGKFFSQHSSLVKHQRVHTGESPHVCSECGKFFSRNSNLIQHKRVHTGEKPYECSECGKFFSQRSNLIHHKRVHTGRSAHECSECGKSFNCNSSLIKHWRVHTGERPYKCNECGKFFSHIASLIQHQIVHTGERPYGCSECGKAFSRSSDLMKHQRVHTGERPYECIECGKLFSQSSSLNSHRRLHTGERPYQCPECGKFFNQSSSLNNHRRLHTGERPYECLECGKTFRQRSNLRQHQKVHKPDRPYKCSECGKAFSQRPTLVRHQKIHIRERSAENVLPPPAQPCALEISSEGRLYEGAISQRLNLVHPSVHTGKIPYEC
- the ZNF792 gene encoding zinc finger protein 792 isoform X2 produces the protein MAAAAALRDPAQEEWGLLDEAQRLLYCDVMLENFALIASLGLTSFRSHIVARLEMGAEPWVPDRVDMTSAMARGAYSGPGSDFCSGTEGEHSASVGGVPRDRNLKAAPSGQKDYSCDMCGLHLKDILALAEHRAAHPRQKPYVCQAYGREFKSSAYHNQHQMQQGVDKPIRRDEDRASLMKSCRDDASKKPFTVREGGKDFADGKAGSGFLPHQVPHRVEEPPRDAGVGDRHTVQSHNKCSESGNTFSDKRALVQHQRTHAGERPYECNKCGIFFSHASGLLQHQRDHNRGKPYECRECGKFFSQHSSLVKHQRVHTGESPHVCSECGKFFSRNSNLIQHKRVHTGEKPYECSECGKFFSQRSNLIHHKRVHTGRSAHECSECGKSFNCNSSLIKHWRVHTGERPYKCNECGKFFSHIASLIQHQIVHTGERPYGCSECGKAFSRSSDLMKHQRVHTGERPYECIECGKLFSQSSSLNSHRRLHTGERPYQCPECGKFFNQSSSLNNHRRLHTGERPYECLECGKTFRQRSNLRQHQKVHKPDRPYKCSECGKAFSQRPTLVRHQKIHIRERSAENVLPPPAQPCALEISSEGRLYEGAISQRLNLVHPSVHTGKIPYEC
- the ZNF792 gene encoding zinc finger protein 792 isoform X3, whose translation is MLENFALIASLGLTSFRSHIVARLEMGAEPWVPDRVDMTSAMARGAYSGPGSDFCSGTEGEHSASVGGVPRDRNLKAAPSGQKDYSCDMCGLHLKDILALAEHRAAHPRQKPYVCQAYGREFKSSAYHNQHQMQQGVDKPIRRDEDRASLMKSCRDDASKKPFTVREGGKDFADGKAGSGFLPHQVPHRVEEPPRDAGVGDRHTVQSHNKCSESGNTFSDKRALVQHQRTHAGERPYECNKCGIFFSHASGLLQHQRDHNRGKPYECRECGKFFSQHSSLVKHQRVHTGESPHVCSECGKFFSRNSNLIQHKRVHTGEKPYECSECGKFFSQRSNLIHHKRVHTGRSAHECSECGKSFNCNSSLIKHWRVHTGERPYKCNECGKFFSHIASLIQHQIVHTGERPYGCSECGKAFSRSSDLMKHQRVHTGERPYECIECGKLFSQSSSLNSHRRLHTGERPYQCPECGKFFNQSSSLNNHRRLHTGERPYECLECGKTFRQRSNLRQHQKVHKPDRPYKCSECGKAFSQRPTLVRHQKIHIRERSAENVLPPPAQPCALEISSEGRLYEGAISQRLNLVHPSVHTGKIPYEC